One stretch of Siphonobacter curvatus DNA includes these proteins:
- a CDS encoding molybdopterin molybdotransferase MoeA produces the protein MLSVHEAFTTVFSQTIHWGTESVWLHEAGGRVLAEAITADRDFPPFDRVTMDGIALYLEAPIQEGLFRIEATQYAGEAAKHLISRASAIEVMTGAVLPEGTNTVVRYEDLVFSNYGDKRFAALQNLVTPGQNIHIQGSDRITGEVLIPTGTRLGSSEIGILASVGKTQVLVEKRPKVALISTGDELVEVNQTPLPHQIRRSSGYQLAAALQQIGFSSQLFHLPDLPESLETNIQDIMNRFEILILTGGVSAGKKDFIPATLEKLGVQKHFHQVAQRPGKPLWFGTRGTQHVVFALPGNPVSTFVCFLRYVRPYLVHESAVPAKAVLAENLVFKPNLTYFVPVAASFAEDGRLMAQPLKGSGSGDFANLLDCTGFLELPADRSEFQANEVFPYLAFR, from the coding sequence ATGCTTTCCGTACACGAAGCTTTTACTACTGTTTTTTCCCAGACGATTCACTGGGGTACTGAATCGGTCTGGCTCCACGAAGCCGGCGGACGCGTGCTGGCAGAAGCCATTACGGCCGACCGTGATTTCCCGCCTTTTGACCGGGTAACTATGGATGGTATTGCTTTATATCTGGAAGCTCCCATTCAGGAGGGTTTATTCCGGATTGAAGCCACGCAATACGCGGGCGAGGCGGCCAAACACCTCATCTCCCGGGCTTCGGCTATCGAAGTGATGACCGGGGCGGTATTGCCCGAAGGAACCAATACGGTGGTTCGTTACGAAGATCTTGTTTTTTCTAATTACGGAGATAAACGCTTCGCGGCCCTGCAAAATCTGGTTACGCCCGGACAGAATATTCACATCCAAGGCAGTGACCGTATAACGGGTGAAGTGCTCATTCCGACGGGTACACGCCTGGGATCATCCGAAATCGGAATCCTGGCTTCCGTGGGAAAAACGCAGGTACTGGTTGAAAAACGCCCCAAAGTGGCTCTGATTTCGACGGGAGATGAATTAGTGGAAGTCAACCAGACGCCCCTGCCCCACCAGATTCGCCGGTCAAGCGGTTACCAGCTGGCGGCGGCTTTGCAACAAATCGGGTTTTCGAGCCAATTGTTTCACCTACCCGACCTTCCAGAATCCCTGGAGACGAACATTCAGGATATTATGAATCGTTTTGAGATCCTGATTCTAACGGGGGGTGTGTCGGCGGGTAAAAAAGATTTCATCCCCGCTACGCTGGAAAAACTGGGCGTACAAAAGCATTTTCATCAGGTAGCCCAGCGACCGGGAAAACCGCTGTGGTTTGGCACGCGGGGTACGCAGCATGTAGTCTTTGCCCTGCCCGGGAATCCCGTATCGACGTTTGTTTGCTTTTTACGGTACGTTCGCCCCTATCTCGTCCACGAATCAGCAGTTCCTGCCAAAGCCGTACTGGCGGAAAATCTCGTATTTAAACCTAATCTCACGTACTTCGTACCCGTAGCCGCTAGTTTTGCTGAAGATGGCCGACTCATGGCCCAACCGCTCAAAGGCTCCGGTTCCGGCGATTTCGCGAATTTGCTGGATTGTACGGGGTTTCTGGAACTACCCGCCGATCGCTCGGAGTTTCAGGCGAATGAAGTATTCCCGTATCTGGCGTTTCGGTAA